The DNA region atcaatagtATGATGTCGCGATCAAACTAGTTAGCTACTGTACAGTAGCCATTTCTTGTTGACAAGCTTTGCTTTCAAGTTACTGTTAGCTTCGGAGGCCACAGTCGTCAGTGACACACCGCTTGACTGTCTTCTACCTCGAGCGAATTTCCTCCACACTCACCTGTCATGAATAGCGTTTGACCATCGCTCAGTGATGTTTTTAGATAATTCGCAAATTATTGATCGTTCTCGACCTataaacgctagctagctaatcactAAAATATCTTCTACCAAAACAAAGCAAAATACTGACGTTCCTCCTCCTTCCGTGTATTCATACACGTAACGGGATGACGTTGCGTGGTCGCCTGCCACCTCAAGCGTCGGAGGAGGGTGATCATACAGCATAAAGTGTGGGTAGTTCTATTTGTCAGCTTCTCGTGGCTATGACCACATCACAACCATGATAAAATTGTCATTAACACATGGCCTCATgcattattgcttaagtataacatgtgggtgcttatatttgtcctgtttcacacatgtacaagtgtgtcagctattatacgcatgtgtgaaatggaaatgtgttttttgataTCCCAACTCCCAGAGACACACTCAGAGAATAGGGTCACGGCTAGCCATTATCAGAAACGAACATGGAGCGATCaagtttaagtgccttgctcaagggcacatctagCTATTGAAAACTCGAGGCGACATTCTGCGTTCTCCTTACAGTTCTCAGGCACTGTGTTTTAACGTTTTCATCGCTTGCAATACCGCTTTTGAAACATATGGCCCTTATTTTTCATCAGCGAGAAAGTATCCTTCAACTAAAAAGGTTACACTTACagtagcagttttgcacagatccatacagctatgggtgtCTCCATCCGACAAAACTACACTTCCCGAGTTGCACATATacattacacacaggtgttcggagcatgctagatagctaattggCACAGGTGGTTGACTCTTGTCTCCTGtctgttttccataaacaagcgctgtaacatggagatatggctgtgtgagaacactaaccctaactgtaccaatgtgtgtatcaatttaaccttgtattttttttctgctatggaagataaggtccttatgctgCCAATAACGTACAGCAAGTGACGCTTGTTACTTTTCAGATTGAGCATTTTAGATCTTAACAAAACTCGCCGTACAGAAcacgccttcgtccaatgactcttatgtgtaatgtaaatggaactgagtcatgatcaagggctagggcacatagacagatttttcactttgtcgGTTTAGGGATTTGAACCCtccaaccgctaggctacctgctgccttaATGTAGGAGAAAATGTATAGAACATATTGTATAGAATTAGTTGTATTTAGCTAGCTATAGACATCTTTGGAGTAGGCTTTCCACCTATCAACgttttttggtaaaaaaaaaaaatattcagtcATGTTTGTGAAGACAATATACTGTAATTTACTATAAAAATCTCCTACACAAACATTTTTTTGTAGGCCTATAACAATGATTTCAATCATGAAAAGGCAGCAATAGTTTCAATTTGACTTGCTATACAGAGAAATGCTACACGTGTAGAACAAGTGGGCTAGCCACCATCATGatagaaacaaaataacacattttgctTTTTGAACACTGCTCAATTCAGTCCATATCAATTTAGTGACCTTTTCCTGGAATGGATCATGTGGGTGACATGTTGTGATGAACAAAAAAATGTTGAACCCAAAATTCTAGAGCAGATGATAATGTTATCTTCTCCAAGGTCTCTCAACCAAGGCAGGTCAACAGCTGGTCACAAACATAGAGGAATAAATTGTTGCACACTGTTCCTGACTACAGAAACGACTGAGGTCCAGGCAATGGAGGTCTCTCTTTCAACTCAGTTAATCCAGTCCTCCTTCTGTCCTTCCATCCTGTTTTGGATCACATCTGCCACTTGCTATTATTTTGCTCCCACCAATGATCTTGCATCAATGTTCTGTTGGCCTAATGCCTTTGCCATCTGATCTTCCTGTGGAAAGGGAGAGGACAATGCTAGATGTGTGAAAACTGAAATAAGTCAAACATTTCACTTTGATCACCAGTATACCTGGACTCGGTCTCCTTTTGATGACACATTTCCTCCACTCTTTGACTTTAGGGCAGGGGTCGCCATACAKGGTGGGGTGCCGTAGGACCTCTCGTCTTCGTACCTCCTCAAAATTCCTGTAGCCCCGGGTCCTCCCTCTCCGAAAGCAGAGGCCCCAGTCTCCCCATTCTCCCACCTTACAGTgtactgagagagagattgggggggCATGACATTGTAGGGTAGATAGATACACAAAATGTACACTCAAATTTGCATTGTAGAGTGATCGATCAATGATCTATTGGGATGGCTCATGTACAGAGATGGGGGAGGACAGAGTCACTAACCTTGAGAAATGCACTCCATGAGCTGTTTATCAGGCTCAAACCACCCTGGGCAGGTATGATGGCACTGGCCATGCAGAAGGTACAGTCCTGCTCTACACCTGGTGCAGGTGTTCCTcgtcacacacacctcacagcccACTGGACAATCTGGGACGGAGGGACATAGACGTTAGAGACGCATTTCTATATAGATCTCTCTCCCTWCTGTAAATATGTACTTTATATGTCTTCTTCCACAATGTGTGATTTTGATGCATCCAAGCCCAGATCTTGGCCGACCAATACTGGATCTTATTAGTTTTAGCCAGACTTTGAACACATTATGACTATGAAGGAAGATCACAGTTCAGCTGTAGTGTAATAGACTTACCATTGCACTCTCTTAGTGCAGTGTTTGGGGTCAGGCCCTCGGGGCAGCTGTCCTCACACCTCCCTCTGTACAGGTAGTGGCCCTGGTGACAGTGAGTGCAGAAGTTCCTGTTGAAGCAGGAAACACAGTCCTCCCTGCACTCTGAGACACAGACAGGGACCAAAGTTAGAGTGGATACATGATCAGGGCATTACACTGTGTATGACATTATTATCACAACACTCCATAACAGTGTCGGTGTTGTTCATCCATCACATGACTCACTGGTGCAGGTGTTGACATGTGGGGAGCGTGTCCCATAGTGACCTCTGGGGCAGGATAGCAGACATGTCCCCCTCTCCCGCATCCCATCATGCTCCAAGTGGAAGAAGAGGCGGGGCTTACAGGACAGGCAGCCGTTTAACGCTGAGCATGTCAGGCAGCCAGCATGACACAACCTGCTCACCACTGAGCTACCTGGAGAGAAGAGCTGGTgttatggctgtgtgtgtctgtctctctcgttctctcaatcacacatgtgtgtgtatgtgttcctgCATAAGACAGGATGCAGTTACATGTCTTGAGCATGTGCATGTGAAATTTGGTCAAACTTGAATCCCATACAACTTCAGTCTTTTTTGGAAGAACTACATTATCACAAATCATTGGCTGTATATGTTGAGTACAGAGCATAATCTCATACACCTGAGTAGTGACTTACTATACCTGGCACATTAATGTTCGAAGAAYAGAAACAGGAGCCAGCCCAGGTTTATCAAACCCTCAGCCAAACTTTACAATATATTGTATGGTTCACATAGTAAGCCAACGCGTATAAACCATGAAAATATATGACCGCATTGTTGCCTGAAAGTAAAATGTACTGCACCCACATAGTAATGCCCATGCTTTTACGCATGTATGAAGAGGAGTTGAATGTGCGTATAAATACGCAGAACAGGTGTCCGCATTTCAATCAGTTCGCATCAAAATGTGTCGGTTGGCTACTTACGTCTGTGTCGTGGATGTCTTGAGAAATATTGTCCGTTAATAAGATCCATGAAGTGCAGAATCCAAATCAGAAATGGTACCCAAATTAGCATTTTTACCCTCTTTGGAATTAAGGTTCTTTGTCCAACAGCTAAGTCATCTTTTGATGTAAATAAAATacctgaaaaatatttttttgccagaATTGTGTTAAAAGAACATCATCCACAATGGTCCCAACCCCAGTATGCACGCTAGAGAACAAATCTGTTTTCCAGAAGAAAAGTCCAAGAAAAATTCCATGAAATCACCCATGCCGTCAGAATCCATAAGGAATGAAAACATCTCAGAACATCATGATAGTCGCACCTCAAACCTAATGCAAGGTTTTGGGTTAGGAGTGAGTttgctttctccccctctctcggtcTCACTCACACTCAttttctcacacacatacacctgcTCTCAATGCAAAAATTGTCATATTAAAGTAAGCACATTCAAGTAGACCTATTAACTTTTATTGTCCTGTTGTGAGTCTGCTTCACCTACTTGGGATTCTCCTCATCTGCATAGATACCTTCATCATTCCACAGCCACATGTCTTCCCCCATCCTAATGAAAAGAGGATGACTGGGTGACTATGTGTAAGAAATATGTCAGTGCATTTGGTTTCATTTAAAACAGAGGAGCATAAGTGCACTTGTGAGTCACCTCACAGATTCTACACCAGGCACTCTGTCAATGTCACCCTGGCAGCTTGGATTGAGTGAAAAAATATCAACTTCAAAAAGAAGCCGGATTCCCCTTGTATCTACATTTCCGACGATACATTGCTGACTGAAAGCTTGACTTTTCCCTGACGTTTATGCCCCAAAACTATGCAGAGACTGTGTGTTTCAGATTAACTCAGAAGTGAACGTTACCAGAAAACTAAAACCAAACTCTCAAATACAGAGCGACTTGCTAACGTCCGACAAGAAAACAAAACGAAGCTGaggaacagacaggacaggaaggtGTCAGAAAGCATCAACCATTGCCTGTTACCCATAGCGAACAGAAAAGTGGCAAAAGCCACACACACTTCCAAAGGGATAATTGTTTGGGATCCCAGTTTACATTATGGCCTGGGAACCACAAACCGATGCCAAAACCACCCGACAGACTTGCCTTTGTGTCTTTTACATAGAAGAAGTGTTCTCTCTCACAGAAACTCTTTATTTTTTTAGGACTATCAGCTAATATCCTGTTTACTTCACCTAGAGCTTATTGTCTGAACAACACAATGTATTTATTGTCTGTTGGTAGCTAGATGGACACCATCATGCTTTTTTTGCATGTGCTTTTCAGCAAGGGAGGGGGAGATTAATAACATCTCAGTTCTACTTCTGGTTTCTGGAAAAGTGTCAAAACTGGTATCAGCGGGAGCATTCAGTTGACGTTGCAGCGGATTTATCTGTTGAGACAAAAGCCAAAGACGCTGCCAGACTGGAGCTGGATGAGTCTAAGACCAAATTGAAAACAGGTTCTCCTATACACACACTTTTACATTAAAGAAAATTAGTACTTTATTTCCCCAGTGAAATTACAGAAATGTTCACGTGTTATTCCCTCAAGGACAAGACAACACTGATATTAAGATAAAACAGAACAAAGCTCCCTCTTCTAGCTGTATAAATATGTTTTTGCCTTGCCGGTTCCCACTGAAcatcacttttgttgtttttttgccctaCATCTCCATCTGGACCCTGAACATGAGCTGCTCTGCTGTAAGTGTCTTGCTGGAGCAGTGTGTAGGAGCTGATGACAGTAAGGGGAGCCATGTGAATCTGTGGGTCAGTGACAGTAATGCTAGGtagcccggggggggggggggggggaacagtcACAGGCAGACAATAGGACGGTCAGGGTCAGAGGGGTGGGTTTCCACACCCAGAAACCCCCCTACATCACTGGAACGCCAGATCAGATTCAGAGGAAAACAATCGGTAGAGAGGGAGGCAAATCAACCCAGCTGTGGGGGGGAACAAAGGTCctggataaatgaagatgtctTACACAGGCAGTTTACCATTGAAAACAATTGTTAGTTCCAGTCTACTTAAGGGGTGGCTCTCCCAAAGACACCAACatgatagcagctgggtctggtctacttagttcattgactatatgaACCAGAACAAATCAGGGAGTGGGATGTCTCGCATCCTCTTTCatctctgggggggggggcttagatTGTTGGTTTTCTGCACTGGCTTAGGTTGTTGGTTTTACATGTCAACCACCAAAATATGATAATGCATGAGGCATATCATTAAAAACAGAAACTTGATGCATCTGTCCATTAGTACAATTACAATACATTTTGTCCTCAATGTTATTCTCATCATAATAAACCTGATTATCACAATGAAGAAACTTAACATCCCTACAGCAGACCACCTAAACGGCTCTATAAGATTACTACCAGATAAGTGTCTTCTTGAGCAATTTGATAGGAAAGTGAACACATAACACACATGTCAAGTGCCATGGCTTCCGAAAACCCTATGATAAAAGATGAGTGAGATAACATCTCGACACGCGGATAATGTATGTAGCGTGAAGAGGTGAGGAATTTGGAAGAAGTCTTGGGGGCAGGCCAATGCTTAGTGAACAGTCTGTGAAGCATTCAGCCTGAAGCTCTGACCACCGTGACAAACTGTTGGGGAAAGAAGATGGAGGCCTGAGATAGGACAAGGCTCTAGgccaggggtattcaaatcttaccaTGAGGTCCAGAGTACTGCTGGCTCTTGtgcctgataattaattgcacccacctggtgtcccaggtctaaaccagtccctgattagaggggaactaGCTTTGAGGTTCAGATTTGAATTTGGAGGGCTCTCTAGCATTTAGTTAATGCTACATCTTTATAACAGAGAAAATGATAAAGGCACTGGGTGAATATCACTCCTCTCAAAAGACAAAGAGGCACATTTCTCTGACAGGGAACTAGAATAGTATGACAGGAAACAAACTCTGGTCAGCTTGATGGAACATGGCAGGGGCAACTAGGACTACAACAAAGATAGATTTACAGAACACAACATTTAATTGGACAGCATATAAAAGTGTTCCAAAATACTCTGCATTGTGCAAATGCTAAATGACAGACAAAACAGATATGAAATGCAAACAGATAAAGACTAGCGACTGAAGAAAAGTAAAGACTAAAGATTCAAACTAaagcaaataaaacaaaatacaggtTCAATTTATAATTCAGACAAATGTGACTTTAAAAAAGTATTGTAAATCGGTTGTTGAATCATGTTGTAGAAAGGTCTCTCCACTTCACCCTCTGGCTTGTTTCAGCAGTTTCTAAGGAAAGACGATCAAAACGTCATTGACATTTTAAAAGTAGCATGATAAGATGCTATTTTTCACATTCAAAGTCATGAAACATAACTCTCGTATGACAAATTAACTTAAGCAATAGGACATCTACAAATGTAGGATATCCATTAATCTACATGACTCACTTTGATGATATCTGTCATGTCTATACAGCAACCACAGGAATTTGCCCCTCTGTCTATAAAGGATTCAAGAAAATGGCAACATTTCAATAGCCTCTCCTTGCCTCATTTACATCGTTTTGTACTGATCTGAAAACCCAAACTAGCCCAATATTAGATGATTGATTAATGATTTCATTATTTAATGAGACTAGGTCTAAAGGCATTCCATAGCGACTGCGTTCGAGATAACTCATGGTCCAATGACCGTACCTGCTAGCAAGCAGCATGTGCCCGGGTCCAAAGCTAGATTCCATAATCGGTAGATGGTTCTATTAAATCCAGTTTAGATGCTACACTCCAAAATCTAATATGGATGCTAATGTTAGTTTTTTGCTTTGAGCACACCGATCTGTTATCTAATAAGTCCGGCAAAACAGGCAGGTGCTGCCCCAGATGGGAAATAAAGGAAATGTGTGCACGCAAAGCTAGACATTGGCATCCATATTACATTTTGATTTGGGGAGGGGGTAGCATCCTAAAAGCTGGATTTAATACTTTCTTGTTCACTGCTCGGCGATGCAAACCGCGATTCTACAATCAGAACCGTCTACCGATTATGGATGTAGCTTCGAACGCGGGACATATGCTGCTAGCAGGTAGTCATTGGACCATGAGTTATCTGACCAGGGTTGCCATGTCCGCAGTTTCCCGCAATTGGGCTATTTTGAAAACGATGTTAGGAAAATGTTTTGGTCACAGGTTTTTTGAGCTACTTCTAAATTACACCATGGCATTTCTCTTTCTAGGTGAGGGGTGGGGGTCTGTGTGCATTGAGAGAGGGCTGCAGCAGGCAGCTGAGTCACAAGTGAGAGGAgagcagcacgcacacacatcatGGCTAGCTAATATGGAGCCGCCTATTGGATAAATGTGGCAACTCTTGCTGAGCAACATCTTTTGGGCTTAGTTTTCAGTTGTCATTGGGCTCGACATTTTACCTAAACCTGGCAACACAGTCACTATGGAAAGCCCTTAGACCTCATTCTTATTCTTCTTGGTATTATGGCGATCACACAATTGAATGTGGATACCGCCACCTACTATGcaggatggaaacaggattctCCCAAAAAACTGAACTACCAAAAAAAACGAccaaataataaaatacatcaaCCAACTTTTCTGttcaaaataaatcaaacagaTCCCTACATAGGCTCAAGGGG from Salvelinus sp. IW2-2015 linkage group LG14, ASM291031v2, whole genome shotgun sequence includes:
- the LOC111973336 gene encoding R-spondin-3-like isoform X1; this translates as MLIWVPFLIWILHFMDLINGQYFSRHPRHRRSSVVSRLCHAGCLTCSALNGCLSCKPRLFFHLEHDGMRERGTCLLSCPRGHYGTRSPHVNTCTKCREDCVSCFNRNFCTHCHQGHYLYRGRCEDSCPEGLTPNTALRECNDCPVGCEVCVTRNTCTRCRAGLYLLHGQCHHTCPGWFEPDKQLMECISQVHCKVGEWGDWGLCFRRGRTRGYRNFEEVRRREVLRHPTXYGDPCPKVKEWRKCVIKRRPSPGRSDGKGIRPTEH
- the LOC111973336 gene encoding R-spondin-3-like isoform X2 yields the protein MRERGTCLLSCPRGHYGTRSPHVNTCTKCREDCVSCFNRNFCTHCHQGHYLYRGRCEDSCPEGLTPNTALRECNDCPVGCEVCVTRNTCTRCRAGLYLLHGQCHHTCPGWFEPDKQLMECISQVHCKVGEWGDWGLCFRRGRTRGYRNFEEVRRREVLRHPTXYGDPCPKVKEWRKCVIKRRPSPGRSDGKGIRPTEH